The nucleotide sequence TATTTCAGAAATTTAATTAGAGGCATTATTAGAAGAAACATTATGGCACCTGAAGATTTACGTTCTTATAAGAAAATTGGCCAAGAGTTAAAAGCAGAATTATTAAGCGGAGCTTATAAAGTAGGAGACAAGTTACCGGCGGAACGTGATTTATCAAACTACTTTAATGTAAGTCGCACAGTGATTCGTGAGGCGCTTATTATGCTTGAGCTTGAAAATTTAGTGGAAGTTCGTAAAGGTTCGGGTGTTTATGTGATTAATTTACCCAAGGTAAATGTTGAAGAAACGGATGATTTACCCGATGTTGGACCGTTTGAATTGTTACAAGCAAGACAATTATTGGAAAGCAGTATTGCTGAATTTGCAGCAATTCAAGCGACTAGAGCAGATGTTTTACAACTCAAAGACATTTTAGAACGTGAACGTAAAAATCTAGAGCACGGCGATGAAGACTACGTTGCAGATGAAGATTTTCACAAAATGATTGCAGAAATTACGCAAAATGAGGTGATTATCCGTATGCAGAAAGATCTTTGGGAATATAGAACGAATAGCCCAATGTGGAAAGGATTACATGCACATATTCCTGATCAAAGTTACCGCCATTTATGGTTGAAAGATCACGAAAACATTATTGCAGCCATACAGAGAAAAGATCCTGTTATGGCAAGGAAGATGATGTGGCAACATTTAGAAAATGTAAAACAAAAACTATTTGAGTTATCGGATTTAGATGATCCAAACTTTGATGGATACTTGTTTAACGTTAGCCCATTAGCTGTTAATTTTTAATATAACCAGGAGTTTACTATGCAACAAGCGTGGCGTTGGTATGGACCAAATGATCCAGTATCTTTAGATGATATAAGACAGGCAGGGGCAACAGGAATTGTGACTGCATTGCACCATATTCCAAATGGACAGGTGTGGTCTATTGAGGAAATTAATAAACGTAAAGCTCAATTAGAAGAAAAAGGGCTGGTTTGGTCTGTTGTTGAGAGTGTGCCGGTTCACGAAGAAATCAAAACCCAAACAGGCAATTTCCAACAATGGATTGATAACTACAAGCAAACATTACGTAATTTAGCAGAATGTGGAATTGACACAGTTTGTTATAACTTTATGCCTGTTTTAGATTGGACTCGAACCGATCTTGAATATGAAATGCCGGATGGTTCTAAAGCATTACGTTTCGACCAAGTCGCCTTTGCTGCATTTGAACTCTATATTTTAAAACGTCCGGGGGCAGAAGAAACTTATTCAGCGGCAGAACGAGAAGAAGCGAAAGCCTATTTTAATAAAATGAGTGAAGCGGATATTGCGAAACTCACTAAAAATATCATTGCCGGTTTGCCAGGGTCGGAAGAAGGTTATACTCTAGAAGAGTTTCAAGCTCAGCTTGATCGCTACAAAGGCATTTCAGCCGAGAAATTCCGTACTCACTTAGCTTATTTCTTAAATGAAATTGTGCCTGTGGCTCAGGAAGTGGGTATTCGCATGGCAATTCATCCGGACGATCCACCTCGCCCGATTTTAGGTTTACCACGAATTGTTTCAACCATTGAAGATATGCAATGGTTTGTGGAAACTCAACCGCTTGCAGCCAACGGTTTCACTTTCTGTACTGGCTCTTATGGTGTTTTGGCAGAGAATGATTTAGTTAAAATGGCAGAGACATTTGCTGATCGCATTTATTTTGCTCATTTGCGTGCCACACAGCGTGAAGACAATCCACAAAGTTTTCACGAAGCGGATCACTTAGCTGGTGATGTGGATATGTTCGGGGTTGTTAAAGCAATTTTAGCAGAAGAACATCGCCGTAAAGCCAATGGCGATCATCGCTTAATTCCAATGCGTCCTGACCACGGGCATCAAATGTTAGATGACCTCAAGAAAAAGACGAATCCTGGTTACTCGGCGATTGGTCGCTTGAGAGGTTTGGCGGAAATTCGTGGGTTAGAATTAGCATTGAAGAGAGTTTATTTCAATGACTAAGCTGTTTTAAGCTAACGGTTCTCTTGTAATAAGAGAACCGTTTTTTACTTGTAGACAAATATGTTTAAAAAACACTTTGGAGAAATCATTCTTTTTGTTGTTACGTTCATTGCTGCTTCAGGTTGGTTTTTCTCTAAAAATGCGCTATCCGGTTTCCCTCCTATTGGCTTTATGGGAGTTCGTTTCCTTTTAGCGGCTGCGATTATGCTTCCGTTTTCTTATCAGCAACTTAAAACAATAGATAAAACGCAATTTAAGTCTTCTGCGATTACCGGAGGAACTTATGGCATTTATATTATTTGTTGGGTATTAGGGCTGGCATTTAGCACTGTTTTTGGTGAAGGGGCATTTTTAGTTAGTCTTGCAATGCTAATTTCACCGCTCTTATCTTGGCTTATTTTTAAACACCAACCGGCAAAGATATTTTGGATTGCATTACCGATTGCTTTGAGCGGGCTTTATTGCCTTTCTATGGACAAAGGGATTTTCCATTTTTCGTTAGGTAGTTCTATTTTTCTGCTTTCTTCATTATCAGGTGCGTTATATTTTGTTTTGAATAACCAATATGCTAAACAAGTTAAATTATTACCTTTAACGACTATTCAACTGGCAATGGTAGGTATTATTTGCAGCATTTATTCTTTGATAATGGAAACTTGGACTTTCCCTATTCCAAATAGTGTCTGGATATGGTTTTTTGCCAGTGTGCTTATTTCAACCAATTTGCGTTTTTTATTACAAACCATCGGGCAAAAACATTGCCAGATTGCTACCTCATCGCTCATTATGTTACTTGAGCCTGTATGGACATTGTTACTCAGTATTGTGATTTTAGGTGAACAACTGAGTGCGATAAAATGGCTAGGTTGTAGCTTAATTTTAGGGGCGTTGATTATTTATCGCTTACCTGCTATTTGGACAAGAAGAAAATCGTTTACTAGATGAACCTCTCTCTTTAATAAAATATACAAGCGGTTGTTTTTGCAAAAAATCTTGCAAAAATGACCGCTTGTTATCTTACATCTCCCCAATCTATGTTAAAATTCTTCGTTTTTATGATATGAGAGAGAAATAAAGTGGAACAAAATTTAGTCGAATTTTTAACGAAAACCTTAGATGATTTAAAGGCAAAAGACATTTTAGCCATTGATGTGAAAGGTAAATCAAGCATTACCGATACAATGATTTTAGCAACAGGAACATCGAGCCGTCACGTGGCTTCAACGGCAGATCGTTTAATTAGTGAAGCGAAACAAGCTGGCTTTGAAGTGTTTGGCGATGAAGGTAAAGCAGTGGCAGATTGGATTGTAGTGGATTTCGGGCAAGCGATCGTTCACTTGTTGCAAGAAGAAAGTCGTGAGATGTATCAATTAGAGAAACTTTGGGCGTAATTCTTATTTTAAATCACATTGCAAGCGGTTATTTTAGGCTAGTTTTTTGCAAATTTCTCGAAAAATTTAACCGCTTGTGAGTATCAGAAGAAATGAAAATTCAATTAATTGCAGTAGGCACAAAAATGCCAGCCTGGGTAACAACGGGGTTTGAAGAGTATCAACGCCGCTTCCCGAAAGATACGCCGTTCGAGCTAATTGAAATTCCTGCCGGGAAAAGGGGCAAGAATGCCGATACCAAACGCATTTTAGAGCTTGAAGGCAAGGCGATGTTGGCAGCAGCAGGAAAGGCAAAAATTGTTACGTTAGATATTCCGGGTAAGCCCTGGACAACCGAGCAGTTAGCCACTCAACTAGAAGGCTGGAAAAATGATGGGCGAGATGTTGCTTTGTTAATTGGTGGTCCAGAAGGATTATCTCCTGAATGTAAAGCAGCGGCTGAGCAGAGTTGGTCGTTATCGCCTTTAACATTGCCACACCCGCTTGTGCGTGTGGTGGTGGCAGAAAGTTTGTATCGGGCGTGGTCGGTAACCATTAATCACCCTTATCATCGAGAATAGTTGTTAGATATATGTTTGGTAAATTAGCAAAATTCACTTCATCAAATCAGCGAGAAAAGGTACGAGACGGGCAGGCAGAAAGTAATCTGTATGCCCGCCGTGCCTTAGTTGCGTTTTTGGGAGTACTTGCCTTAACTGGCGTGTTGTTAGCTAATCTGTACCATTTACAAGTGGTTAATTATGATGACTACCAAACACGTTCAAATGGTAACCGTATTAAATTATTGCCAGTGCCACCTGCCCGTGGGCTAATTTATGACCGTAATGGAAAAGTATTAGCGGAAAACTTGACCTATTTCGGGCTGTTTATTGTGCCGGAAAAAACGGAGAATATTGAGCAGACCTTAGAAGAACTCAGAGAAGTGGTTGGGCTGACAGACGAAGATATCGAGAACTACAATAAAGAGAAAAAACGCACCTCTCGTTATACGCCGATTATGCTGAAAGGCAATTTGAATGAAACGCAGATGGCACGTTTTGCAGTCAATCAGTACCGCTTTCCAAGTTTAGATGTGCAGGCATATTACAAGCGTAATTATCCTTACGGGGAGTTATTAACCCATATTATCGGTTATGTAGCGAAAATTAACGAAAGCGATAAGAAAAAGCTGCAAGAAGAAGGGAAATTCGGTAATTATGCTGGTTCGCACGATATGGGAAAACTGGGTATCGAGAAATTCTACGAAGATCAATTACACGGTATAACAGGTTTTGAGGAAGTAGAAATTAATAACCGTGGCAAGGTTATCCGTAAGCTGCGTGATCAACCCGGGGTTGCCGGCAGTAGCATTCGTTTAAGTATTGATGTGGAATTGCAGCAATATGTGATGTCGCTGATTGCTAATTATAAAGGTGCGGTTGTGGTGCTTGATCCTCGTGATAGTAGCATTTTGGCAATGGTATCTAACCCAAGTTATGATAATAATTTATTTGTAGGCGGAATTTCAGGTAAGGATTATAAAGCGTTGCTTGATGATCCAAATAGACCGCTCTATAGCCGTGTAACTCAAGGGACTTATCCTCCAGCTTCTACTATTAAGCCATTTATGGCGGTAGCAGGACTAGAGGAGGGGATGATTACTCCAAATACTACAATTTCTGATCCTGGCTATTGGATTTTACCCGGCACAACGCAACGTTATCGAGACTGGAAACGCAGTGGGCACGGTGCAACCAATGTGAATAAAGCGATTACTGAATCGTCTGATACCTTTTTCTATCAGTTAGCCTACAAAATGGGAATTGATAAAATGTCGGAATGGATGAAGAAATTCGGCTTTGGGGTAAAAACAGGGATCGATATTTTTGAAGAGTCGGCAGGCGTAATGCCAACTCGAGAATGGAAACAAAAACGCTATAAAAAACCGTGGGTACAAGGTGATACCATTCCTGTTGGAATCGGTCAAGGTTACTGGATTTCAACCCCACTACAGCTTGCAAAAGCAACAGCGGTATTGATTAATAACGGGCGAGTGAATACACCGCATTTAATGCTTGAAGTACAAAGCAGTAATTCAGTCATGCCGTATCAAGATCCGTTACTTTATGAAGATATTAAAGGCGTGCCGGATTCTTATTGGAATTTAGCAAAACTTGGAATGTATAACGTAAACCATGCCTCAAATGGTACAGCTCGTAAAGTATTTGCGAGTGCGTTTTATCATTCAGCGGGTAAAACGGGAACAGCCCAGGTGTTTAACTTGAACGGTAAAAATTACGATAAGAATGCTATTAAAAAAGAGCTACACGATCACGCGTGGTATATTGGTTATGCTCCTTATGAAAACCCGACAATGGTTGTTGCGTTGATTCTAGAAAATGCGGGCGGAGGCAGTAGTGCTGCAGCACCAGTGGCTCGCCAAATTATGGATTATGTATTAAGAAAAGGCGTTAGTGAGCAACCTAATTTGCAAAACTCTGAGAAAAATCAACCGCTTGTAACAGAGGACAATGATGAATAGTGGATTTAAAAAACTTTTCTGGAAGCTATTTTCGCTTGATCTCCTTTTGTTAATCGGTTTGTTAGCGATTACCGGCTACGGCTTATTAGTGCTTTACAGTGCTAGTGGCGGAAGTGAGAGAATGTTTACAAACCGAGTGATACAAGTTTCGCTCGGCTTAGGTTTGATGCTAGTAATGGCAATGTTTCCTCCTCGTTTTTACCAAAAAGTATCACCTTATTTGTATGTTTTTTGCTTGATATTACTGATCTTGGTGGACTTAGTGGGAGAAACGAGTAAAGGAGCACAACGCTGGTTAAATTTAGGGTTTGTTCGCTTTCAACCTTCTGAAATTGCCAAACTCGCCGTGCCGTTGATGGTAGCAACTTATTTAGGTAAGCGGCCGCTTCCACCCAGTTTTAGAGATACGTTTATCGCACTGGCAATTATTATTGTACCTACGTTATTGGTAGCGATTCAGCCCGATTTGGGCACATCTATTTTAGTCTGTTCGGCAGGGCTTTTTGTGCTGTTTTTAGCTGGACTAAGCTGGAAATTGATTAGTGCAGGTGTAGTGTTTCTGGCAGGCTTTATTCCCATAATGTGGTTTTTCTTGATGCACGATTATCAAAAAACGCGGGTAATGACCTTAATCGATCCAGATAAAGACCCATTGGGTGCGGGCTACCATATTATCCAATCTAAAATTGCGATAGGCTCTGGTGGCATTAATGGTAAAGGCTGGATGGAGGGCACGCAATCACAACTGGAATTTTTACCTGAACCGCACACTGATTTTATTTTTGCCGTTTTAAGTGAAGAACATGGTATGATAGGAATCTTGATTTTGCTGGCTATCTATTTATTTATTATTGCCAGAGGCTTAATGATTGGCACTAAATCAGATTCCGCCTTTGGGCGTATATTATCGGGTGGTACAGCTCTATTATTCTTTGTTTACGTTTTTGTAAATATTGGGATGGTAAGTGGTATTTTACCCGTAGTCGGTGTACCATTACCGCTCTTTAGCTATGGAGGAACATCTTATGTTACTCTTATGGCTGCATTTGGCTTAATGATGTCTACTTATGTGCATCGTAAACGTACAGGGAGTAATAATCCTTACGACAAGCTGAAATAAATAGGGTATAAATGCCCTGAACTTTTGCTTTTTTGTGGTATCAAAAAGCAGTGAAACTATCATCGTTACAAACAATAGCGACATCCACATAGAGGAAAAAACTTATATGAGATTAGGTAAAATTGTAACCCTGTTGTTAGCTGGATTTCTGACATTTAGTTCATTAAATTCTTTGGCTGCGACAAAGAATATAAAAGCTAAGTCGAGTATCTCAACAAAGAAGCAAACAGCTTCTAAAGCAACAAAAAAGAAGGCAAATTTTGTTAAAAAAGTAACAGCTAAAGCTGTGAAAAAAGAGACAACAGTGATTAACAAAAAGTCGCCAAAGCATCTACATAAACAGGTTATTCGCAAACATTTTCAAACAGGTGTAGCGAGCTATTATGCGAATAAATTTAATGGTCGCCGCACGGCAAATGGTGAAACCTTTAGCAACTCAAAATTGACAGCGGCACATAGAACTTTGCCTTTTGGCACTTTGATTGAAGTAACTAATATACGCAATGGACGTTCTGTGATTGTGCGAGTAAATGATAGAGGGCCTTATGCTCACGCTAGAGTGCTTGATTTATCATCAGCGGCGGCTAAGCACATTGGCATGCATCATTCAGGTACAGCCAAGGTAAAAATTGCAGTAGTAAATAAAAGTGTGAATTTAACAAAAGATCTTTATGCTCTGCATTAATTTAAGAGGAATTTAGACAAATTTATGAAAAAAACATTAGTGAAAACCGTCAGTGTTATCGGCCTTGCGGTATCAAGCATTGCCTACGCTGATTTAAATACCAACTTTAATCTACAAGCCCCACAGATTAATGCACAAACTTATATTTTGATGGATTATAACTCCGGAGAGGTATTAGTGAGCTTAAACCCTGATCAACGCCAATATCCTGCATCATTAACGAAAATGATGACGAGCTATGTAGTGGGCGAAGCATTAAAAGAAGGAAAAATTAGCAATAGTGATATGGTTACAGTAACGGAAAACTCTTGGGCACAAAAGTTTCCGGGTTCTTCATTAATGTTCTTAGATTTGAATACTAAAGTTTCTGTTGCAGATTTGATGAAAGGCTTGATTATCGTGTCAGGTAACGATGCGTCTGTAGCTCTTGCAGAACACGTTTCTGGCTCTGAGGCAGCCTTCATTAATGAAATGAATAAATATGTGCAGCAATTTGGGTTAAAAAACACACATTTTACGACGGTGCACGGTTTAGACCACCCAGAGCAATATTCTTCAGCTCGTGATATGGCAATTATCGGAGCTCATATTATTCGCGACCACCCTGAAGAATATAAAATTCACGCAGAAAAAGAATTCCAATATAACATCAAAAAACCACAACCAAACCGCAACGGCTTATTGTGGGATAAAACCATTCAAGTTGATGGTTTGAAAACAGGTCATACTGATAAAGCCGGTTATAACTTAGTGGCTTCAGCGGTTAATCCAAATACTCGTTTGATTTCGGTTGTAATGGGCGTACCAACTTACAAAGGGCGTGAAGTTGAAAGTAAGAAATTACTCCAATGGGGTTTTGCGAACTTTGAAACCATCAAATCACTTCCAGCGGCACAATCTGTGGCAGAGCAAGCGGTTTATTATGGTGAAGTGAACAAAGTACAGTTAGGTTCGGTGCAAGATAGCTTTGTAACCATTCCAAAAGGTAGAGCGGCAGACTTAAAAGCTCGTTATGAGTTAGAGAAGAAAAACCTCGAAGCCCCTTTAGTAAAAGGGCAGGTAGTAGGTAAAATGATTTACCAATTAGATGGTAAGGATGTTGCGAGCACTAACTTACAAGCACTACAAGATGTACCGGAAGCCGGTATTTTCGGTAAAGCGTGGGATTGGATTGCTTTAACAGTGAAGAGCCTTTTTGACTAATCTTGTAATTTAGTATTTTATCCCCATTTAAGGTGAAGCAGATCAAGCGGTGTGATTTTGCAAAAAATTTGCGAAATTTCACCGCTTACCGTTTAAAAATAAGGATCAAAAATGTCTCAATCAAAAGCAATTAACTTACAAGACTTACCACAAGCAAAACTCAAAGATTTACTCGAATTTCCGTGCAGCTTCACTTTCAAAGTAGTGGGGGCAAATCGTGCGGATTTAGTCGATGATGTGGTGGTCATGACGCAAAAATACGCCAAAGGCGACTACAACCCTCGTGAACAAAAAAGCTCAAAAGGCACTTATAATTCCGTTTCAATCGACATTCTGGCGGAAAATATCGAACAGGTGGAAACCCTCTATACGGAACTCGCCAAAATTAACGGTGTAAGAATGGTACTGTAATAATGTGGGGCGAATCATCGCCCTTTGTTTTGGAAAAATCAAAATGCAGCTGATTATCCGCCAACTCGGCACGCAACCTTACGAAGAAATTTGGCACAAAATGCAAGATTTCACCGACCGCCGTGATGAAAATACCTCCGATGAAATTTGGCTGGTGCAACATCCGTCTGTGTTTACGCAAGGCTCTGCCGGCAAACCTGAGCATCTGCTCAATCCGAATCATATCCCTGTGGTGCAAAGCGACCGTGGCGGGCAAATTACCTACCACGGCGAGGGGCAGCAGATTATGTATGTGTTGCTCGACATCAAACGCCTCAAAGCTCAAGGCAAAGAAGTGTCGGTGCGTGAATTGGTCACCGCCTTGGAGCAATGCGTGGTGAACACTTTGGCGGATTACGGCATTGAGGGCTACCCAAAAGCGGATGCCCCAGGGGTGTATGTGGAAGGGCGAAAAATCTGCTCCCTCGGTTTGCGGATTCGAAAAGGCTGTTCATTCCACGGTTTAGCGTTAAATATTAATATGGACTTAACGCCATTCAGCTATATCAATCCGTGCGGTTATGCAGGGCTTGAAATGTGCCAGTTAAGCGAGTTAATCCATCGCAATGATCTCCGTTGCGAAGAGGTGTCGCCAAAATTAGTGGCTCATTTCACCCAGATTTTAGGCTATAATAGCGATCAAATTATTAACAATTAGGATACAAAACAGAAATGTCTAGCACGACAGATCAAACCACGGCAACGGCGACAGTGAAAAAAATGAGCCCTTTCAAAATGGAAAAAGGGGTGAAATATCGTGATGCCGCCAAAACTTCTGTGATTCAGGTGCGAAATATCGACCCTGACCAAGAATTACTCAAAAAGCCGGAGTGGATGAAAATCAAACTGCCGGCAAACTCGGCAAAAATTGATAGCATCAAAAACGGAATGCGTCGCCACGGCTTACATTCGGTGTGCGAAGAGGCCTCTTGCCCGAACTTACACGAATGTTTCAACCACGGCACGGCAACCTTTATGATTATGGGGGCAATCTGCACCCGACGTTGCCCATTCTGCGATGTGGCACACGGCAAACCGCTACCGCTCGACCCAGACGAACCACGCAAAGTGGCGGAAACCGTACAAGATATGAAACTCAAATATGTGGTGATTACCTCGGTGGATCGTGATGACTTACCAGATCGTGGTGCGGCTCACTTCTCCGCTACCGTGCGTGAAATCAAAGTGTTAAACCCACATTGCAAAGTGGAAATTTTAGTGCCGGATTTCCGTGGTCGTGTGGAACAAGCGGTCGAAATTCTCAAACAAAATCCACCTGATGTGTTTAACCACAACTTAGAGAACGTGCCACGTTTATACCGTGAGGTTCGTCCGGGGGCGGATTACAAATGGTCGCTGGAGCTGCTGAAAATCTTCAAACAAGAGTTCCCGGATATTCCAACCAAATCTGGCTTAATGGTTGGTTTAGGTGAAACCAACGAAGAGATTTTGGAAGTGATGCAAGACCTGCGTGACCACGGCGTGACGATGCTCACCATCGGGCAATACTTACAACCGAGCCGCCACCACTTAAAAGTGGAACGCTACGTCCCACCGGCAGAGTTCGATATGTTCCGTGAGGAAGCCGAAAAAATGGGCTTTGAACACGCAGCCTGTGGCCCATTCGTCCGTTCTTCCTACCACGCAGACTTACAAGCAAAAGGCGAATTGGTGAAATAAAATCGATAAGGGCGAATATTATTCGCCCTTTGTTTTTTGCAATTTGCAAATTCTTAGGAAAATATTACCGCTTGAAGAGCGAATTAACTTGCTTCACAAAACTCTCGAGAAGCCTTTTCTTTTACCGTAAAAAACTCCTGAATTGCCCTTTCTTCTAAACGAGTATAATTTTGCCGAATTTCGCCTGCGGCATTTCTCAAAATTTCGCCTTTCTTAACTCGTGATGACATTCCTAGGAATACCCTTCCCAAGAAATCCAAATCAGCATAGTTTTTTAACGCATTATGAGCCTCCAACCAATTCAGCATTGGAATAAAGTTTTCAGGAAAAATGGCTCTATATTGATTGATTTGCTGAAAGATTTTGCTTTGAACTATATCCAAATCTTTACCAAATAATGATTGAAAATTTTTAGCCAAGAAGTGATCAATCATAATATCTGACACAATGCCTTTATATAGACGGAAGTTATCTCTTAGTAACTCAGCGGTTAAACTCTCCGGTCTGTCACAAATATTATCAATTAGGCGGTGCAATACGACACCACCTTTTAAATCATCAGCTAAGTCAAGGTTATAAATTGAACCTTTATAAAAATCACCGGCAAAATTGCCATATAAGGTTTGTTGGTTAGTTTTTGCATCGATTTCGAGTGAAATCAATGAGTGAGCAAGGAAATTCATTTTATGACCCTAGCTCAGTTTGTTTATATTCATACCCAAATTCATTTGTTTCCCCTTTCGGCACAAACTCAAACAAATGTGTAATACAGTTCGGAGCATCGCTGTCTTGGTGGGAGACAAACAAAAGCTGGGTTTGGCTGTTGGTGACGAGTTGTTCGATAAATTGCTTCACCAACTTGCGGTTAATGCCGTCTAAGCCTTGTAGTGGTTCGTCCAAAATCAGAATTGGTGGGTGTTTCACCATCGCTCGGGTGATCAACAGTAGGCGTTGTTGCCCCCACGAGAGCGAACGGAATGGTTTTTTGGCGAATTGAGCAAGGTTGAGGCGTTCGAGCCATTCCATCGCCTTGAGCTGCAAGGCGTTCGGCACTTGTTGATACACGCCGATGCTGTCGAAAAAGCCGGATAAAATCACCTCAAGGGCGGAGCAGTTTACTCGATAATCCATATGCAACTGACTGCTGACGTAGCCGATGTTTTTCTTAATTTCCCAAATGGTTTCGCCTGTGCCACGTTGACGACCGAACAGGCGGACTT is from Mannheimia varigena and encodes:
- the lipA gene encoding lipoyl synthase translates to MSSTTDQTTATATVKKMSPFKMEKGVKYRDAAKTSVIQVRNIDPDQELLKKPEWMKIKLPANSAKIDSIKNGMRRHGLHSVCEEASCPNLHECFNHGTATFMIMGAICTRRCPFCDVAHGKPLPLDPDEPRKVAETVQDMKLKYVVITSVDRDDLPDRGAAHFSATVREIKVLNPHCKVEILVPDFRGRVEQAVEILKQNPPDVFNHNLENVPRLYREVRPGADYKWSLELLKIFKQEFPDIPTKSGLMVGLGETNEEILEVMQDLRDHGVTMLTIGQYLQPSRHHLKVERYVPPAEFDMFREEAEKMGFEHAACGPFVRSSYHADLQAKGELVK
- the lipB gene encoding lipoyl(octanoyl) transferase LipB; the encoded protein is MQLIIRQLGTQPYEEIWHKMQDFTDRRDENTSDEIWLVQHPSVFTQGSAGKPEHLLNPNHIPVVQSDRGGQITYHGEGQQIMYVLLDIKRLKAQGKEVSVRELVTALEQCVVNTLADYGIEGYPKADAPGVYVEGRKICSLGLRIRKGCSFHGLALNINMDLTPFSYINPCGYAGLEMCQLSELIHRNDLRCEEVSPKLVAHFTQILGYNSDQIINN
- a CDS encoding ACP phosphodiesterase → MNFLAHSLISLEIDAKTNQQTLYGNFAGDFYKGSIYNLDLADDLKGGVVLHRLIDNICDRPESLTAELLRDNFRLYKGIVSDIMIDHFLAKNFQSLFGKDLDIVQSKIFQQINQYRAIFPENFIPMLNWLEAHNALKNYADLDFLGRVFLGMSSRVKKGEILRNAAGEIRQNYTRLEERAIQEFFTVKEKASREFCEAS